One Methylorubrum extorquens genomic window, AGCCGTCGATGAGCCCACAGGCTGGGGCCGCCCCCTGCGACGCCATCAGGCCGCCTCGCCGGCGACCGCGAGCATCTCGGCGCGCGTGACGAATTTTTCGCGCGGTTTGCCGACCGACTGTCCGCGCGCGGTCTCAGCGGCCTCGATCCGGCGCCATGCGGCGTAGTCGATGGTGTGCCCGGTCCGCTCCGCCAGGCTGGCCACCAGAGCGTCCGCACTCCCGACTGGAAACGGGAGGGTCGCGAGGTCGGCGAGCACAGCCGCCGCCGTTTCCACGCCGCAGGCGCGGTTGGTCCCGATCGTGCCGTGCGGACCGCGCTTGCTCCAGCCGCAGGTATAGAGGCCCGGCACCGGCACGCCGTCCGTCACGATCCGGCCACCGAGATTGGCATGAACGCCCGCCTGCGCGTCGTAAGGGATTCCCGCCACCGGCGCGGTCCGGCGCCCGATGCTGGCGACGACAAGTCCGCATTCGAGGGCGAGCGTCCGGTCAGAGTCGGGCCGGCGCAGATGCAGGCGTTCGACCCGGTCTTCCCCCGCCAAGCGGACAGGCTCCAGGCCGAAGCGGATCAGGCATCGCCGCCGCTTGCCCGAACCGCCGTGGGCCTCGGAGAAGCCGCGCAGGATAGCCGCATTGGCGCGCGCCTCCGCGCCGGCTTCCACCGGCGGTTCCGGAACGCCGCCGGGCAGGTCGTCGGAATCGAGCCCGGTGGCGCAATCGGCGAGCGCGCCGAATTCGCCGAGTTCCTTCGGGGAGAAGCGCGCGCGGGCGACCCCGCCGCGCCCGACGAT contains:
- a CDS encoding FAD-dependent oxidoreductase codes for the protein MSAPHRIAVVGSGPAGFYAAEALLRSGTPVAVDLFERLPAPFGLVRFGVAPDHPKLKQVTTVFDRIAGLPGFRFVGGIEVGADVSVPELRACYHAVILANGASLDRRMGIPGEDLAGSHQAGAFIGWYNGHPDAAGLSFDLSAERAVVIGHGNVALDVARILLKTPDELRHTDIAAHALDALAESRIREVQIVGRGGVARARFSPKELGEFGALADCATGLDSDDLPGGVPEPPVEAGAEARANAAILRGFSEAHGGSGKRRRCLIRFGLEPVRLAGEDRVERLHLRRPDSDRTLALECGLVVASIGRRTAPVAGIPYDAQAGVHANLGGRIVTDGVPVPGLYTCGWSKRGPHGTIGTNRACGVETAAAVLADLATLPFPVGSADALVASLAERTGHTIDYAAWRRIEAAETARGQSVGKPREKFVTRAEMLAVAGEAA